The Pseudomonas extremaustralis genome contains a region encoding:
- a CDS encoding OmpA family protein, with translation MSPLIRGLGCIVLLGSAALGGCATHPNSEQALQQAGSDFQKVKEDANVLRIAPKDVIRAGESLARADRLSSYWGSGADVVHYAYLSQRYSAIAREHTEQALNEERGTKLELERQRLQLALRESKLISVQQQGKWLEEQIASLATTQTDRGLVMTLGDMLFDTGEADLKNSANRTVLKIVQFLQLNPKRVVRIEGYADSTGGEQENLQLSRDRAQSVADVLVDLGIDEKRIQVEGYGDKYPVEANASERGRAQNRRVEIVFSDEKGQLGAAR, from the coding sequence ATGAGCCCGCTGATCCGTGGTCTGGGCTGTATTGTGCTGCTGGGTAGCGCGGCACTGGGCGGTTGCGCCACTCATCCCAACAGCGAGCAGGCCCTGCAACAGGCCGGCAGTGATTTCCAGAAGGTCAAGGAAGACGCCAATGTGCTACGTATCGCGCCCAAGGACGTGATTCGTGCCGGTGAATCCCTGGCCCGCGCCGACCGTCTGTCCAGCTATTGGGGCAGCGGTGCGGACGTGGTGCATTACGCCTACCTCAGCCAGCGCTACAGCGCCATCGCCCGCGAGCACACCGAACAGGCGCTCAATGAAGAGCGTGGCACCAAACTCGAACTGGAACGCCAGCGCCTGCAATTGGCCTTGCGTGAAAGCAAGCTGATCAGCGTGCAGCAGCAAGGCAAATGGCTTGAAGAACAGATCGCCAGCCTGGCGACTACCCAGACCGATCGCGGCCTGGTGATGACCCTTGGCGACATGCTGTTCGACACCGGCGAAGCCGACCTGAAAAACTCGGCCAACCGTACCGTGCTGAAAATCGTGCAGTTCCTGCAGCTGAACCCCAAGCGCGTGGTGCGTATCGAGGGCTATGCCGACAGCACCGGTGGCGAGCAGGAAAACCTCCAGCTGTCCCGTGATCGAGCGCAGTCGGTAGCCGATGTGCTGGTGGACCTTGGGATCGACGAAAAACGCATCCAGGTCGAGGGCTACGGCGACAAGTACCCGGTGGAAGCCAATGCCTCCGAGCGCGGACGCGCGCAGAACCGTCGGGTGGAAATTGTTTTTTCTGATGAAAAGGGCCAACTGGGCGCTGCCCGATAA
- a CDS encoding ribonuclease E inhibitor RraB, with protein sequence MSTAYQEDISTNVLRRMKEGGFDFSRFHPIEFYAIFPDEERARRAAGRFRGESLNAQVSARDDGAWYLELSKVMFATYDGIGDFEQDFEAVVEPLGGIIEGWGVKQEVRGLPM encoded by the coding sequence ATGAGCACAGCCTATCAAGAAGACATCAGCACCAACGTTCTGCGCCGCATGAAAGAAGGCGGCTTCGACTTTTCACGGTTTCACCCCATCGAGTTCTACGCCATTTTTCCGGATGAGGAACGGGCGCGCAGGGCTGCGGGTCGATTTCGTGGGGAGTCCCTGAATGCCCAGGTCAGCGCGCGCGACGATGGCGCCTGGTACTTGGAATTGAGCAAAGTCATGTTTGCAACCTACGACGGCATAGGAGACTTCGAGCAGGACTTTGAGGCGGTGGTCGAACCTTTGGGCGGAATCATCGAGGGATGGGGAGTCAAGCAGGAGGTGCGTGGCTTGCCCATGTAG
- a CDS encoding transglutaminase family protein, translated as MRLSISHETTYRYEDQVRNSIQYLRLTPHDSERQHVLSWQLDLPRPVRAQVDPFGNILHVLTLDEPHDAIIIGARGQVDIDELREAEHESQSAFPFLRCTRLTEPDEALRAFAEQHCHQRRDRTALIDLMHALHQSMVYTPGATEVDTSAAQAFAGRAGVCQDHTHAFLACARSLGIPARYVSGYLYTEDSTHLASHAWAEAWLDNAWYSFDVTNQLARPERHLKLAVGLDYLDACPVRGMRRGGGHEQMHAKVFVAPQQ; from the coding sequence ATGAGACTCTCCATCAGCCACGAAACCACCTACCGCTACGAAGACCAGGTGCGCAATAGCATCCAGTACCTGCGCCTCACGCCCCACGACAGCGAGCGTCAACATGTGCTCAGTTGGCAACTGGACTTGCCACGCCCGGTGCGCGCGCAAGTGGACCCGTTCGGTAACATCCTGCATGTGTTGACCCTCGACGAGCCCCACGACGCCATCATCATCGGTGCCCGCGGCCAAGTGGATATCGACGAATTGCGCGAAGCGGAACACGAGAGCCAGTCGGCCTTTCCATTCCTGCGCTGCACGCGGCTGACCGAACCTGACGAAGCCTTGCGTGCCTTTGCCGAACAGCATTGTCATCAGCGCCGCGATCGCACCGCGCTGATCGACCTGATGCACGCCCTCCACCAGTCGATGGTCTACACGCCGGGCGCCACCGAAGTTGACACCAGTGCCGCCCAGGCCTTTGCAGGGCGCGCGGGCGTGTGCCAGGACCACACCCATGCGTTCCTGGCCTGCGCGCGCAGCCTGGGGATTCCTGCGCGGTATGTGTCGGGGTATTTGTACACCGAAGACAGCACCCACTTGGCCAGCCACGCTTGGGCCGAAGCCTGGCTGGACAACGCCTGGTACAGCTTTGACGTCACCAACCAACTGGCCCGGCCGGAACGGCATTTGAAACTGGCCGTGGGCCTGGACTACCTTGATGCCTGCCCGGTGCGCGGCATGCGCCGGGGCGGCGGGCATGAGCAGATGCATGCCAAGGTGTTCGTGGCGCCGCAGCAGTAG
- a CDS encoding alpha-E domain-containing protein, with protein MLSRTASDLYWMSRYLERAENLARMLDVSYSLSLMPQDGRGDGLHELAMPLLITGTLDDYHERHGELHAERLLHFFALDAANPASIYSCLGAARASAHAVRGRITADMWENINATWLDIRDIAQQGLSRYGMSRFCEWVKERSHLFRGATYGTIMRNDAFRFIRLGTFIERADNTLRLLDARYEMAGDQAEAVTDGTAHAYYQWSALLRALSSFEAYTEIYRDAPGARQVAELLLLRADVPRSLRACSEEIDQILASLPGLNGRPAQRLAAEMDARLRFTAIDEILEEGLHAWLTDFIPLVRQLGDAIYSSYLEAA; from the coding sequence ATGTTGAGTAGAACTGCCTCGGATTTGTACTGGATGTCGCGCTACCTGGAACGCGCGGAAAACCTCGCGCGCATGCTCGATGTCAGCTATTCGCTGTCGCTGATGCCCCAGGATGGGCGCGGTGATGGCCTGCATGAATTGGCCATGCCGCTGTTGATCACCGGCACGCTGGATGACTACCACGAACGCCATGGCGAATTGCATGCCGAACGGCTGCTGCACTTCTTCGCGCTGGACGCGGCCAACCCGGCCAGCATCTACAGCTGCCTCGGCGCCGCGCGGGCCAGCGCCCATGCGGTGCGTGGGCGAATCACTGCCGACATGTGGGAAAACATCAACGCCACCTGGCTGGATATTCGTGACATCGCCCAGCAGGGGCTGAGCCGCTATGGCATGAGCCGTTTTTGTGAGTGGGTCAAGGAGCGTTCGCACCTGTTCCGTGGGGCGACCTACGGCACCATCATGCGCAACGATGCCTTTCGCTTCATTCGCCTGGGCACCTTTATCGAACGCGCCGACAACACCCTGCGCCTGCTGGACGCGCGCTATGAAATGGCCGGCGACCAGGCCGAAGCCGTCACCGATGGCACGGCCCACGCCTACTATCAGTGGAGCGCGTTGCTGCGCGCGCTGTCCTCGTTCGAGGCCTACACCGAGATTTACCGCGACGCCCCCGGCGCCCGGCAAGTCGCCGAGCTGTTGCTGTTGCGCGCCGACGTGCCGCGTTCGCTGCGAGCCTGCAGTGAAGAGATCGACCAGATCCTCGCCAGCCTGCCAGGCCTCAATGGCCGACCGGCACAACGCCTGGCCGCCGAGATGGATGCGCGCCTGCGCTTTACCGCCATCGATGAAATCCTCGAGGAAGGCCTGCACGCCTGGCTGACCGACTTTATCCCCTTGGTCCGCCAGTTGGGCGACGCCATCTACAGTTCCTACCTGGAGGCGGCATGA
- a CDS encoding aminotransferase-like domain-containing protein: protein MTNLLLYQRIAQQLAEDIRRGVYQPGERVPSVRKMSSQLNVSHATVLQAYANLEDQGLIRARPQSGYYVHQTPALTAPTPDIARVERPGLVTRSSIIQQVLGESRREGVFPLGAAVPSVDYLPVRALHQQLAKVTRFQSPRAFSYMFSPGFEPLRRQVAIRMRDAGVVVDPSEVVITHGCVDALQMSLRVLTRPGDLIAAESPTYYGLLQLADLLGLKVIEIPSDPSTGMSLEALQLAANQWSIKALVLTTRLSNPLGGTMPEERQKHLLRLASDFDIQIVEDDIYGELMFEVGRTKALKAYDRLDRVIYCSSFSKTLSPGVRIGWMIAGKYQQEIQRLQMFSTHSACSVTQMGVAAYLENGGYDRHLRYIRQEYRKNLSAFQLAVQQYFPEGTQMTRPTGGFILWVSLPGRVNTQELHVRALQQGISIAPGLIFSNTEQFNHCIRLNCGTPWNREAERALMTLGMLASQLCQETAAGL from the coding sequence ATGACCAATCTGTTGCTTTACCAACGTATCGCCCAGCAACTGGCTGAGGATATCCGGCGCGGTGTCTATCAGCCGGGCGAGCGCGTGCCCTCGGTGCGCAAGATGAGTTCGCAACTCAACGTCAGCCATGCCACGGTGCTGCAGGCCTACGCGAACCTGGAAGACCAGGGGCTGATCAGAGCGCGGCCGCAGTCCGGCTACTACGTGCACCAGACACCGGCGCTGACTGCGCCGACGCCGGATATCGCGCGGGTCGAGCGTCCGGGGTTGGTCACCCGCAGCAGCATTATCCAGCAGGTATTGGGCGAGTCGCGCCGTGAAGGGGTGTTCCCATTGGGCGCCGCCGTGCCGAGTGTCGACTATCTGCCGGTACGCGCGCTGCACCAGCAGTTGGCCAAGGTCACTCGGTTTCAGAGCCCGCGCGCGTTCAGCTATATGTTCAGCCCAGGTTTCGAGCCGCTGCGCCGCCAAGTGGCGATTCGCATGCGCGATGCCGGGGTGGTGGTGGACCCTTCCGAAGTGGTGATCACCCACGGTTGCGTGGATGCGTTGCAGATGTCGCTGCGAGTGCTGACGCGGCCAGGCGACTTGATCGCGGCTGAATCCCCGACTTATTACGGCTTGCTGCAGTTGGCCGATCTGCTGGGCCTGAAGGTCATCGAGATCCCCAGCGACCCCTCCACCGGTATGAGCCTGGAAGCCCTGCAACTGGCGGCCAACCAATGGTCGATCAAGGCCCTGGTGTTGACCACGCGCCTGAGCAACCCTTTGGGCGGCACCATGCCAGAGGAACGGCAGAAACACTTGCTGCGTCTGGCTTCGGACTTCGATATCCAGATCGTGGAAGACGATATCTACGGCGAACTGATGTTTGAAGTCGGCCGCACCAAGGCCCTCAAGGCTTATGATCGCCTGGACCGGGTCATCTATTGCTCGAGCTTTTCCAAGACCTTGTCGCCGGGCGTGCGCATTGGCTGGATGATCGCTGGCAAGTACCAGCAGGAAATCCAGCGTTTGCAGATGTTCAGCACACATTCGGCGTGCAGTGTCACCCAGATGGGTGTTGCGGCGTACTTGGAGAACGGCGGCTACGACCGGCACTTGCGCTACATCCGCCAGGAATATCGCAAGAACCTCAGCGCGTTCCAACTGGCCGTGCAGCAGTATTTCCCGGAAGGCACCCAGATGACCCGTCCGACCGGCGGCTTTATCCTGTGGGTCAGTTTGCCCGGGCGGGTCAATACCCAGGAACTGCACGTGCGTGCCCTGCAACAGGGCATCAGCATTGCACCGGGGTTGATTTTCAGTAACACCGAACAGTTCAATCACTGCATTCGTCTTAATTGCGGCACACCGTGGAACCGTGAGGCAGAGCGTGCGCTGATGACTCTGGGCATGCTCGCCAGCCAGTTATGTCAGGAAACCGCGGCGGGCCTTTGA
- a CDS encoding START domain-containing protein, with the protein MGSLKRMAVLCGFTVLFAATAQAEDWQVAKDEDGIKVSLSEIAGSKYKAYRGVTVIKAPIAKIQALQEDAVGACSWIHECKSQKLLKAQGDKSWTYTQFKAPFPVTDRDSILEITTSKAADGTVTRTLLEVPTYQPEVKGYVRVAQVNGFWKLVPKGDNQTEVTYQVHTEPGGSVPSWLANKFVVDAPFNTLKALKERAEK; encoded by the coding sequence ATGGGTTCGCTGAAACGAATGGCTGTGTTGTGCGGTTTTACGGTGTTGTTTGCTGCCACTGCCCAGGCTGAGGATTGGCAGGTCGCCAAGGACGAAGACGGTATCAAGGTTTCTCTGAGTGAAATTGCCGGCTCCAAGTACAAGGCTTATCGCGGCGTGACGGTGATCAAGGCGCCAATCGCCAAAATCCAGGCTCTGCAGGAAGACGCGGTCGGGGCCTGCTCCTGGATTCACGAGTGCAAGTCGCAAAAGTTACTCAAGGCGCAAGGTGACAAGAGCTGGACCTACACCCAGTTCAAGGCACCGTTCCCGGTGACTGACCGTGATTCCATCCTGGAAATCACTACGTCCAAGGCCGCCGACGGTACGGTCACCCGCACGCTCCTGGAAGTGCCGACCTATCAGCCGGAAGTCAAAGGCTACGTACGGGTAGCGCAGGTCAACGGCTTCTGGAAACTGGTCCCCAAAGGCGACAACCAGACCGAAGTCACCTACCAGGTGCACACTGAGCCCGGCGGCAGCGTGCCTTCGTGGTTGGCCAACAAGTTCGTGGTGGATGCCCCGTTCAACACCTTGAAAGCCCTCAAGGAGCGCGCTGAAAAGTAA
- a CDS encoding circularly permuted type 2 ATP-grasp protein — protein MIRTYYDEMYDGAGQVRPHYREFARWLADTPAELLAQRRREADLLFHRAGITFTLYGDEQGTERLIPFDTIPRSIPASEWRMVERGCIQRVKALNMFLADLYHEQRIIKAGIIPAEQVLANEQYQLAMQGLNLHRDLYSHISGVDLVRDGDGTYYVLEDNLRTPSGVSYMLEDRKMMMRLFPELFAAQRIAPIDHYPNLLLDTLKSASPLDNPSVVVLTPGRFNSAFFEHAFLAREMGVELVEGADLFVRDDHVFMRTTDGPKAVDVIYRRLDDAFLDPLAFNPDSMLGVPGLLAAYRSGNVVLANAIGTGVADDKSVYPFVPEMIRFYLDEEPILQNVPTFQCRKPDELSHVLANLPDLVVKETQGSGGYGMLVGPASTAAEIEAFRARIKAKPHAYIAQPTLCLSTCPTFVENGIAPRHIDLRPFVLSGKETRVVPGGLTRVALREGSLVVNSSQGGGTKDTWVVED, from the coding sequence ATGATCCGCACTTATTACGATGAAATGTACGACGGGGCAGGGCAGGTTCGCCCTCACTACCGTGAGTTCGCCCGCTGGTTGGCCGATACCCCTGCTGAACTGCTGGCACAGCGTCGGCGCGAAGCCGATTTGCTGTTCCACCGCGCCGGGATCACCTTCACCCTTTACGGGGACGAGCAAGGTACTGAGCGACTGATTCCTTTCGACACGATCCCGCGCAGTATTCCCGCCAGCGAATGGCGGATGGTCGAGCGCGGCTGCATCCAACGGGTCAAGGCGCTGAACATGTTCCTCGCCGACCTGTATCACGAACAACGCATCATCAAGGCCGGGATCATCCCCGCCGAACAGGTACTGGCCAACGAGCAGTACCAACTGGCGATGCAGGGGCTGAACCTGCACCGCGATCTGTATTCCCACATCTCCGGGGTAGACCTCGTTCGCGATGGCGACGGCACCTATTACGTGCTGGAGGACAATCTGCGTACACCGAGCGGCGTCAGCTACATGCTCGAAGACCGCAAGATGATGATGCGCCTGTTCCCGGAGCTGTTCGCGGCCCAGCGCATTGCGCCCATCGACCATTACCCCAACCTGTTGCTAGACACCCTGAAAAGCGCCAGCCCCCTGGATAATCCCAGCGTGGTGGTGCTGACCCCTGGGCGCTTCAACAGTGCATTCTTCGAACATGCCTTTCTTGCCCGGGAAATGGGCGTCGAACTGGTGGAGGGCGCCGACCTGTTCGTGCGTGACGACCACGTGTTCATGCGCACCACCGACGGCCCCAAAGCCGTGGACGTGATCTACCGTCGCCTCGACGATGCGTTCCTCGACCCACTGGCGTTCAACCCGGACTCCATGCTCGGCGTGCCCGGCCTGCTCGCGGCCTATCGCTCGGGCAACGTGGTGCTGGCCAATGCGATCGGCACCGGGGTGGCGGATGACAAGTCGGTGTATCCCTTCGTCCCCGAGATGATCCGTTTTTACCTGGATGAAGAACCCATCCTGCAAAACGTTCCTACTTTCCAATGCCGTAAGCCCGACGAATTGTCCCACGTACTGGCCAACCTGCCGGACCTGGTGGTCAAGGAAACCCAGGGCTCCGGCGGCTACGGCATGTTGGTCGGGCCGGCCTCCACGGCGGCGGAAATCGAAGCTTTCCGCGCCCGCATCAAGGCCAAGCCTCACGCTTATATCGCACAGCCCACCCTGTGTTTGTCCACCTGCCCGACCTTCGTCGAAAACGGCATTGCACCGCGCCATATCGACCTGCGCCCGTTCGTGCTGTCCGGCAAGGAAACCCGTGTAGTGCCCGGCGGTTTGACCCGCGTGGCGCTGCGTGAAGGGTCGCTGGTGGTCAATTCATCCCAGGGCGGCGGCACTAAAGACACCTGGGTGGTTGAGGACTGA
- a CDS encoding acetyl-CoA C-acetyltransferase translates to MTQALIFDAIRTPRGRGKADGALYSVKPVNLVAGLLTALAQRSDLDTHQVDDIVLGCVTPVGDQGADIAKTAALVADWDVSVAGVQLNRFCASGLEAVNLGAMKVRSGFEDLVVVGGVESMSRVPMGSDGGAWVLDPQTNMHSHFTPQGIGADLIATLEGFSREDVDRFALQSQQKAARARADGSFNKSLIAVQDQNGIVLLDQDEFIRADSTLEGLGMLKPSFEMIGQMGFDATALRVYSHVERIQHVHTPGNSSGIVDGAALMLIGSEAKGRELGLQPRARIVATAVTGTDPTIMLTGPAPATRKALAKAGLRVEDIDLFEVNEAFASVVLKFIKDMGIDAARVNVNGGSIAMGHPLGATGCAILGTLLDELEARQQRYGLATLCVGGGMGIATIIERL, encoded by the coding sequence ATGACCCAAGCTTTGATCTTTGATGCGATACGCACGCCCCGTGGCAGAGGCAAGGCCGACGGTGCCCTGTACAGCGTCAAGCCGGTAAACCTGGTGGCCGGTTTGCTCACCGCCCTGGCGCAACGCAGCGACCTCGACACCCACCAGGTGGATGACATCGTTCTCGGTTGCGTCACCCCCGTGGGCGACCAGGGCGCCGACATTGCCAAGACCGCCGCGCTGGTGGCGGATTGGGACGTCAGCGTCGCCGGCGTGCAACTCAACCGCTTCTGCGCCTCGGGCCTGGAGGCGGTCAACCTCGGCGCGATGAAAGTGCGCTCAGGCTTCGAAGACCTGGTGGTGGTCGGCGGCGTCGAGTCCATGTCCCGCGTGCCCATGGGCAGCGATGGCGGCGCCTGGGTGCTCGACCCGCAAACCAACATGCACAGCCACTTCACGCCCCAAGGCATCGGCGCAGACCTGATTGCCACCCTCGAGGGCTTCAGCCGCGAGGATGTCGATAGATTTGCCCTACAGTCCCAGCAGAAAGCAGCCAGGGCTCGCGCAGACGGTTCGTTCAACAAGTCGCTGATCGCCGTGCAGGACCAGAATGGCATCGTGCTGCTGGACCAGGATGAATTTATCCGCGCCGACTCCACCCTCGAAGGCCTGGGCATGCTCAAGCCGAGCTTTGAAATGATCGGCCAGATGGGCTTCGACGCCACCGCGCTGCGGGTCTACAGCCATGTGGAGCGTATCCAGCATGTACACACACCGGGTAACAGCTCCGGGATTGTCGATGGCGCCGCGTTGATGTTGATCGGTTCCGAGGCCAAGGGACGCGAGCTGGGTTTGCAGCCGCGGGCACGCATCGTCGCCACGGCGGTGACCGGCACCGATCCGACCATCATGCTCACAGGCCCCGCGCCAGCCACGCGCAAGGCGCTGGCCAAGGCCGGTCTGCGCGTGGAAGACATCGACCTGTTCGAGGTCAACGAAGCCTTTGCCTCGGTGGTGCTCAAGTTCATCAAGGACATGGGCATCGACGCCGCGCGGGTCAACGTCAACGGCGGCTCCATCGCCATGGGCCACCCATTGGGCGCCACCGGCTGCGCGATCCTCGGCACCCTGCTCGACGAGCTGGAGGCGCGCCAGCAGCGCTATGGCCTGGCCACCCTGTGTGTCGGTGGTGGCATGGGCATCGCCACCATCATCGAACGCCTCTGA
- a CDS encoding YkgJ family cysteine cluster protein: MKCREGCGACCIAPSISSPIPGMPNGKPAGERCLHLSVEQLCLLFGRPERPAVCSAFKADIDVCGTDQADAIRLIGWWEQVTAA; encoded by the coding sequence ATGAAATGCCGTGAAGGTTGTGGCGCTTGCTGCATCGCCCCCTCCATCAGTTCACCCATACCGGGAATGCCCAATGGCAAACCGGCGGGCGAACGCTGTCTGCACCTGTCTGTCGAACAGCTGTGCCTGTTGTTCGGCCGACCGGAACGACCGGCAGTGTGCAGTGCTTTCAAAGCCGATATCGACGTGTGCGGCACCGACCAGGCCGATGCCATCCGCTTGATCGGCTGGTGGGAGCAGGTGACGGCGGCTTGA
- a CDS encoding c-type cytochrome yields the protein MKSIFALFALLISLPAAAAQLTIELDHASKIWQTADLLKHPDVQTVQIVDDVSYKRTMTYRAVPLAALLPGLKPENHLQAIALDGFAAELTAAPLLQKSGARAWLAVEDPAHPWPALADGKPSAGPFYLVWTAPQAGHISPEQWPFQISGIKQLKTVAERFPALLPDPTLAANDPINQGFALFQKNCLACHRLNGAGDAQVGPDLNIPYNPTEYFGGDFLKRYIRDPQSLRRWPQAKMPAFAASVLPDSELALLVAYLKHMAGRKQQP from the coding sequence TTGAAATCGATCTTCGCCCTTTTTGCCCTGCTCATCAGCCTGCCCGCAGCGGCGGCGCAATTGACCATCGAACTCGACCACGCCAGCAAGATCTGGCAGACCGCCGACTTGCTCAAGCACCCCGACGTGCAGACGGTACAAATCGTCGATGACGTTTCCTACAAACGCACCATGACCTATCGCGCAGTGCCGTTGGCAGCGCTCCTACCCGGCCTCAAGCCGGAAAATCATCTGCAAGCGATTGCCCTCGATGGGTTTGCCGCCGAACTGACGGCCGCGCCGTTGCTGCAAAAAAGCGGCGCCCGCGCCTGGCTGGCCGTGGAAGACCCGGCCCACCCATGGCCCGCACTGGCAGACGGCAAGCCGAGTGCCGGGCCGTTCTACCTGGTGTGGACCGCCCCGCAAGCCGGGCATATCAGCCCTGAGCAGTGGCCGTTCCAGATCTCGGGGATCAAACAGCTGAAGACGGTGGCCGAGCGTTTCCCAGCGCTCTTGCCTGACCCGACGCTGGCGGCGAATGATCCGATCAACCAGGGTTTTGCGTTATTCCAGAAGAATTGCCTGGCCTGCCACCGCCTCAATGGCGCCGGCGACGCACAAGTGGGCCCGGACCTGAATATTCCCTACAACCCCACCGAGTATTTCGGCGGGGATTTCCTCAAGCGCTATATCCGCGACCCGCAGAGCCTGCGGCGCTGGCCACAGGCAAAGATGCCCGCGTTCGCCGCCAGTGTGTTGCCTGACAGCGAGCTGGCGTTGCTGGTGGCGTATCTGAAGCACATGGCCGGGCGCAAACAACAACCTTGA
- a CDS encoding DUF4398 domain-containing protein, whose product MTLRPFFAALAVVALAGCAADPAPNEQIRLTRQALEQASAVGASADESPELKLAEEKFAQAEADMADQSYKDARMQAEQAELDARLAEAKVLTRKSHEQLNVLNTRITRLRKQLQLGDAQ is encoded by the coding sequence GTGACTCTTCGACCTTTTTTCGCGGCCCTCGCCGTTGTCGCTCTGGCGGGATGTGCAGCCGATCCTGCGCCGAATGAACAAATACGCCTTACCCGGCAAGCCCTCGAACAAGCCAGCGCCGTGGGCGCCAGCGCGGATGAATCGCCCGAGTTGAAACTGGCTGAAGAAAAATTCGCCCAAGCCGAGGCCGACATGGCCGATCAATCCTACAAAGACGCGCGCATGCAGGCTGAACAGGCTGAGCTGGATGCACGTCTTGCCGAAGCCAAGGTGCTGACGCGCAAAAGCCATGAGCAACTGAACGTGCTCAACACCCGCATCACGCGCCTGCGCAAGCAGTTGCAATTGGGGGATGCCCAATGA